One genomic region from Gossypium hirsutum isolate 1008001.06 chromosome D13, Gossypium_hirsutum_v2.1, whole genome shotgun sequence encodes:
- the LOC107918505 gene encoding GDSL esterase/lipase At5g33370, translating to MASSASLMVLALLMASIAAIAEARAFFIFGDSLVDSGNNNYLETTARADSPPYGIDYPTGRPTGRFSNGLNIPDLIGKQIGLSESPLPYLSPDFNGKKLLLGANFASAGVGILNDTGVQFVNILRMYRQLELFEEYKRRLSGLVGTRQANRVVNQALVLITVGGNDFVNNYYLVPFSARSRQYSLPDYVRFLISEYRKLLMKLYKAGARRVLVTGTGPLGCVPAELAMRGNNGGCSQELQRAASLYNPQLVQMINGLNDKIGRDVFISANTEKMHNDFVSDPQAFGFTTSEIACCGQGPYNGLGLCTQLSNLCPNRDLYAFWDPFHPSEKANKLIVEQIMTGSNEYMNPTNLSTIIAFDSKI from the exons ATGGCATCTTCAGCTTCATTGATGGTCCTGGCTTTGTTAATGGCGAGCATTGCCGCCATTGCTGAGGCTCGAGCTTTCTTCATTTTTGGTGATTCACTTGTTGACAGTGGCAACAATAACTACCTCGAAACCACGGCTCGTGCTGATTCCCCACCTTACGGCATCGATTATCCGACAGGAAGACCCACCGGCCGTTTCTCTAATGGCCTTAACATCCCAGACCTGATTG GTAAGCAAATTGGATTGTCGGAGTCACCATTGCCATATTTGAGCCCAGATTTTAATGGTAAAAAGCTGCTTCTTGGTGCTAACTTTGCTTCAGCTGGTGTGGGAATCCTTAATGACACTGGAGTTCAATTC GTAAATATACTGAGAATGTATAGACAGTTGGAGTTGTTTGAAGAATACAAGCGAAGATTGTCAGGTTTAGTTGGAACAAGGCAAGCTAATCGAGTAGTAAACCAAGCACTTGTCCTTATTACAGTGGGTGGTAATGATTTCGTCAACAACTATTACTTGGTTCCCTTCTCTGCAAGATCTAGACAATACAGTTTGCCTGATTATGTCCGCTTTCTCATTTCCGAATATCGAAAACTCTTGATG AAGCTATACAAAGCGGGAGCACGAAGGGTTCTAGTGACAGGCACAGGACCATTGGGTTGTGTTCCAGCAGAACTTGCAATGAGGGGCAACAATGGCGGATGCTCACAAGAACTGCAACGCGCTGCTTCCTTGTACAATCCACAACTTGTTCAGATGATTAATGGGCTCAATGATAAAATTGGCAGAGATGTCTTCATCAGTGCAAATACTGAAAAAATGCACAATGATTTCGTTAGTGACCCTCAAGCCTTTG GATTTACAACATCAGAGATAGCCTGTTGCGGACAAGGACCTTACAATGGACTGGGTTTATGTACTCAATTGTCGAATTTATGTCCGAACAGAGATCTATATGCGTTTTGGGATCCATTTCATCCATCGGAGAAAGCTAACAAATTGATCGTAGAACAGATAATGACAGGGTCTAATGAATACATGAATCCTACGAATCTCAGCACTATCATAGCTTTTGATTCCAAGATCTGA
- the LOC107918797 gene encoding GDSL esterase/lipase At5g18430 isoform X1 translates to MANSMVLVSLMALGLLMAFSTTTQVEAAARAFFVFGDSLVDNGNNNYLATTARADSPPYGIDTPTRRPTGRFSNGKNIPDFISDALGSEPTLPYLSPELRGEKLLVGANFASAGVGILNDTGIQFINIIRMFRQLQYFQEYQTRLAELVGNDEAQRIVSDGLVLITVGGNDFVNNYFLIPFSARSRQFLLPDYVTYLISEYKKILMRLHDLGARRVLVTGTGPLGCVPAERAMRSPNGECAPELQQAASLFNPQLVQMINELNSEYGANIFIAANTQLQTSDFITNPGAYGFTTSKIACCGQGPYNGIGLCTAFSNLCSNRDEYVFWDPFHPSERANGIIVNNIVSGSTNYVSPMNLSTLLALNSDTRT, encoded by the exons ATGGCAAACTCAATGGTCCTTGTTTCATTGATGGCTTTAGGCCTCTTGATGGCATTTTCAACGACGACTCAAGTTGAAGCAGCCGCCAGGGCATTTTTTGTATTTGGCGATTCTCTGGTTGATAATGGCAACAACAATTACTTAGCAACAACTGCTCGAGCCGATTCACCACCTTACGGCATTGACACTCCTACCCGTCGCCCCACTGGCCGATTCTCAAATGGCAAAAATATTCCTGATTTTATCA GTGACGCACTTGGGTCAGAGCCAACATTGCCATACTTGAGCCCTGAACTCAGGGGAGAAAAGCTGCTTGTTGGTGCCAACTTTGCTTCTGCCGGTGTTGGAATCCTCAATGACACTGGCATTCAATTT ATAAACATTATAAGAATGTTCCGGCAATTACAATACTTCCAAGAGTACCAGACACGATTGGCTGAACTTGTCGGAAACGATGAAGCACAGCGGATTGTAAGCGACGGTCTTGTTCTCATCACAGTCGGCGGCAATGATTTCGTCAATAACTATTTCTTGATTCCCTTCTCCGCAAGATCTCGCCAGTTCCTTCTACCAGATTACGTTACATATCTCATCTCCGAGTACAAAAAAATTctaatg AGACTACATGATTTAGGAGCTCGGAGGGTTCTGGTAACGGGGACCGGACCACTGGGGTGTGTTCCGGCGGAGCGGGCGATGAGGAGCCCAAATGGTGAATGTGCCCCTGAGCTGCAACAAGCCGCTTCCTTGTTTAACCCACAACTGGTTCAGATGATTAATGAACTCAATAGCGAGTATGGTGCAAATATCTTCATTGCTGCTAATACACAACTACAAACCAGTGATTTCATTACCAATCCTGGAGCCTACG GATTTACGACATCAAAGATAGCATGTTGTGGGCAAGGACCTTACAATGGCATTGGATTATGTACTGCATTTTCGAATTTATGCTCAAATCGAGATGAATATGTTTTCTGGGATCCATTTCATCCATCGGAAAGAGCTAATGGGATTATCGTAAACAACATCGTAAGCGGATCAACAAATTACGTGAGTCCGATGAATCTGAGCACCCTCTTAGCTTTGAACTCCGACACGAGGACTTAA
- the LOC107918797 gene encoding GDSL esterase/lipase At5g33370 isoform X2, whose protein sequence is MANSMVLVSLMALGLLMAFSTTTQVEAAARAFFVFGDSLVDNGNNNYLATTARADSPPYGIDTPTRRPTGRFSNGDALGSEPTLPYLSPELRGEKLLVGANFASAGVGILNDTGIQFINIIRMFRQLQYFQEYQTRLAELVGNDEAQRIVSDGLVLITVGGNDFVNNYFLIPFSARSRQFLLPDYVTYLISEYKKILMRLHDLGARRVLVTGTGPLGCVPAERAMRSPNGECAPELQQAASLFNPQLVQMINELNSEYGANIFIAANTQLQTSDFITNPGAYGFTTSKIACCGQGPYNGIGLCTAFSNLCSNRDEYVFWDPFHPSERANGIIVNNIVSGSTNYVSPMNLSTLLALNSDTRT, encoded by the exons ATGGCAAACTCAATGGTCCTTGTTTCATTGATGGCTTTAGGCCTCTTGATGGCATTTTCAACGACGACTCAAGTTGAAGCAGCCGCCAGGGCATTTTTTGTATTTGGCGATTCTCTGGTTGATAATGGCAACAACAATTACTTAGCAACAACTGCTCGAGCCGATTCACCACCTTACGGCATTGACACTCCTACCCGTCGCCCCACTGGCCGATTCTCAAATG GTGACGCACTTGGGTCAGAGCCAACATTGCCATACTTGAGCCCTGAACTCAGGGGAGAAAAGCTGCTTGTTGGTGCCAACTTTGCTTCTGCCGGTGTTGGAATCCTCAATGACACTGGCATTCAATTT ATAAACATTATAAGAATGTTCCGGCAATTACAATACTTCCAAGAGTACCAGACACGATTGGCTGAACTTGTCGGAAACGATGAAGCACAGCGGATTGTAAGCGACGGTCTTGTTCTCATCACAGTCGGCGGCAATGATTTCGTCAATAACTATTTCTTGATTCCCTTCTCCGCAAGATCTCGCCAGTTCCTTCTACCAGATTACGTTACATATCTCATCTCCGAGTACAAAAAAATTctaatg AGACTACATGATTTAGGAGCTCGGAGGGTTCTGGTAACGGGGACCGGACCACTGGGGTGTGTTCCGGCGGAGCGGGCGATGAGGAGCCCAAATGGTGAATGTGCCCCTGAGCTGCAACAAGCCGCTTCCTTGTTTAACCCACAACTGGTTCAGATGATTAATGAACTCAATAGCGAGTATGGTGCAAATATCTTCATTGCTGCTAATACACAACTACAAACCAGTGATTTCATTACCAATCCTGGAGCCTACG GATTTACGACATCAAAGATAGCATGTTGTGGGCAAGGACCTTACAATGGCATTGGATTATGTACTGCATTTTCGAATTTATGCTCAAATCGAGATGAATATGTTTTCTGGGATCCATTTCATCCATCGGAAAGAGCTAATGGGATTATCGTAAACAACATCGTAAGCGGATCAACAAATTACGTGAGTCCGATGAATCTGAGCACCCTCTTAGCTTTGAACTCCGACACGAGGACTTAA